The proteins below come from a single Parageobacillus toebii NBRC 107807 genomic window:
- the icmF gene encoding fused isobutyryl-CoA mutase/GTPase IcmF has translation MAHIYRPKHHVRFVTASSLFDGHDASINIMRRILQASGAEVIHLGHNRSANEIVNAAIQEDVQGIAVSSYQGGHMEFFKYMYDLLQERGASHIRIYGGGGGVIIPREIKELHEYGIARIFSPEDGRKLGLQGMINLMLEECDFSTVTEITDELERLPKGDVQAIARLITLCENRVDVTNEAAAAMETVMEKVKELTKPVPVIGITGTGGSGKSSLTDELVRRFLNEIPDIKIAILSIDPTKQKTGGALLGDRIRMNSINTPRVYMRSLATRNSRSELSLAIKDAISVVKAAGFDLIIVETSGIGQGDAAITEVCDISMYVMTSEFGAPTQLEKIDMIDYADLIVINKFERKGSEDAKRQVQKQYQRSHQLFDKDLSEMPVYGTIASQFNDPGTNTLFVALVDLINQKAGTNWKTSLKTVSNVEKHNVIIPSERRYYLREITETVRNYHKRVERQVEIARRLFQIEGAIEAAKERGESEDVIASLETLKQHYENELTPESKRILDSWEDLKAKYSAKQFVTKVRDKEIVTDLTTKSLSGLDIPKVALPKFKDYGEILRWVYKENVPGSFPYTAGVFPFKRQGEDPKRQFAGEGTPERTNRRFHYLCKEDKAKRLSTAFDSVTLYGEDPDYRPDIFGKIGESGVSVCTLDDMKKLYKGFDLCDPLTSVSMTINGPAPIILAMFMNTAIDQQVEKREKELGRPLTKEEYEEVKAYTLQTVRGTVQADILKEDQGQNTCIFSTDFALRMMGDIQEYFIKNKVRNYYSVSISGYHIAEAGANPITQLAFTLANGFTYVEYYLSRGMKIDDFAPNLSFFFSNGLDPEYSVIGRVARRIWAIAMREKYGANERSQKLKYHIQTSGRSLHAQEIDFNDIRTTLQALIAIYDNCNSLHTNAYDEAITTPTEESVRRAMAIQLIITKEFGLAKNENPLQGSFIIEELTDLVEEAVLKEFERLNDRGGVLGAMEMQYQRGKIQDESMYYEMKKHSGELPIIGVNTYLNPNPPSEEELNNIQLARATYEEKELQIKNLREFQERNKDKVDAALERLKQVAISGGNIFEELMETVKVASLGQITRALYEVGGQYRRNM, from the coding sequence ATGGCACATATTTACCGTCCAAAGCATCATGTTCGTTTTGTGACAGCTTCTAGCTTATTTGACGGACATGACGCATCGATTAACATCATGCGCCGCATTTTACAAGCAAGTGGCGCGGAAGTGATTCATTTAGGACATAACCGTTCCGCTAATGAAATTGTGAACGCCGCTATTCAAGAAGATGTGCAAGGAATTGCGGTATCTTCCTATCAAGGCGGACATATGGAATTTTTCAAATATATGTATGACCTGCTTCAAGAACGTGGCGCTTCCCACATCCGCATTTACGGCGGTGGCGGCGGCGTCATTATTCCAAGGGAAATAAAAGAGTTGCACGAATACGGAATTGCGCGTATCTTTTCGCCGGAAGATGGCCGCAAGCTCGGATTGCAAGGCATGATTAACCTCATGCTCGAAGAATGTGATTTTTCGACTGTAACAGAAATTACCGATGAATTAGAGCGGCTGCCAAAAGGGGACGTTCAGGCGATCGCTCGCTTGATCACGCTATGTGAAAACCGTGTTGATGTGACGAATGAAGCAGCTGCGGCGATGGAAACAGTGATGGAAAAAGTAAAAGAGCTGACGAAACCGGTGCCAGTTATCGGAATTACCGGTACAGGCGGATCGGGAAAGAGTTCGCTTACCGATGAGCTTGTCCGCCGTTTCTTAAACGAAATACCAGATATTAAAATCGCGATTTTATCGATTGACCCGACGAAACAAAAAACAGGCGGCGCGCTTTTAGGTGACCGCATTCGCATGAATTCGATCAACACACCGCGCGTGTATATGCGCAGTTTAGCGACGCGAAATTCCCGTTCCGAATTGTCGCTTGCGATTAAAGATGCCATCTCGGTCGTCAAAGCGGCAGGGTTTGATTTAATTATCGTCGAAACGAGCGGGATCGGCCAAGGTGACGCGGCGATTACCGAAGTATGTGATATTTCGATGTATGTGATGACAAGTGAATTCGGAGCGCCAACACAGCTTGAAAAAATCGATATGATTGATTATGCGGATTTAATCGTCATTAACAAATTTGAACGAAAAGGCTCCGAAGATGCGAAGCGTCAAGTGCAAAAACAATATCAGCGCAGCCATCAATTATTTGATAAAGACCTTTCCGAAATGCCGGTATATGGCACGATTGCGAGTCAATTTAACGACCCGGGAACGAATACGCTATTTGTGGCGCTTGTTGACCTCATTAATCAAAAAGCAGGAACCAATTGGAAAACAAGCTTAAAAACCGTATCAAATGTCGAAAAACATAACGTCATTATTCCGAGCGAACGCCGCTACTATTTGCGCGAAATTACCGAAACCGTTCGCAACTATCATAAACGCGTCGAACGGCAAGTAGAAATCGCGCGCCGCTTATTCCAAATCGAAGGAGCGATTGAAGCGGCAAAAGAGCGCGGTGAAAGCGAAGACGTCATCGCGTCTTTAGAGACGCTCAAACAACATTACGAAAACGAACTAACGCCGGAATCAAAACGAATTCTTGATTCATGGGAAGACTTGAAGGCAAAATACTCCGCAAAACAATTCGTGACTAAAGTTCGCGATAAAGAAATCGTAACGGACTTAACGACCAAAAGTTTATCAGGATTAGATATTCCAAAAGTGGCGCTGCCGAAATTCAAAGACTATGGCGAAATTTTGCGCTGGGTGTATAAAGAAAACGTTCCGGGTTCGTTCCCATATACAGCAGGCGTCTTTCCATTTAAACGGCAGGGAGAAGATCCGAAACGGCAGTTTGCCGGGGAAGGAACGCCAGAACGGACGAACCGTCGCTTCCATTATTTATGTAAAGAAGATAAAGCGAAGCGCCTAAGCACCGCGTTTGACTCGGTAACGCTTTACGGTGAAGACCCAGATTACCGGCCAGACATTTTCGGGAAAATTGGGGAAAGCGGCGTCAGCGTCTGTACGCTCGATGACATGAAAAAATTATATAAAGGCTTTGACTTATGCGACCCGCTAACGTCCGTATCGATGACAATCAACGGTCCAGCACCGATTATTTTAGCGATGTTTATGAATACGGCAATTGACCAGCAAGTCGAAAAGCGGGAAAAAGAGCTAGGCCGCCCGCTTACGAAAGAAGAGTACGAAGAAGTAAAAGCATATACGCTGCAAACGGTGCGCGGTACGGTGCAAGCTGATATTTTAAAAGAAGACCAAGGACAAAATACGTGTATTTTCTCCACCGATTTCGCCTTAAGAATGATGGGCGACATTCAAGAATATTTTATTAAAAATAAAGTTCGCAACTATTACTCTGTTTCGATATCGGGATATCATATCGCCGAAGCAGGAGCAAATCCGATTACACAGCTTGCATTTACGCTTGCCAACGGCTTTACGTACGTCGAATATTATTTAAGCCGCGGCATGAAAATTGATGATTTCGCGCCAAACCTTTCGTTCTTCTTCAGCAACGGCTTAGATCCGGAATATTCGGTTATCGGCCGGGTGGCGCGCCGCATTTGGGCGATCGCCATGCGGGAAAAATATGGAGCAAACGAACGCAGTCAAAAGCTGAAATATCATATTCAAACATCAGGCCGGTCGCTTCATGCGCAAGAGATTGATTTTAATGATATCCGCACGACATTGCAAGCGTTAATAGCGATTTATGATAACTGCAACTCGCTGCACACCAATGCCTATGATGAAGCGATCACAACACCGACCGAAGAGTCGGTCCGCCGAGCAATGGCGATTCAGCTGATCATTACGAAAGAATTTGGTCTCGCGAAAAACGAAAACCCGCTTCAAGGCTCTTTCATTATTGAAGAGCTTACCGATTTAGTCGAAGAAGCAGTGTTAAAAGAGTTTGAGCGCCTCAACGACCGCGGCGGCGTGTTAGGCGCGATGGAAATGCAATATCAGCGCGGAAAAATTCAAGACGAATCGATGTATTATGAAATGAAAAAACATAGCGGCGAGCTTCCGATTATTGGAGTAAACACATATCTCAACCCGAACCCGCCGTCTGAAGAAGAGCTGAACAATATACAGCTAGCGCGCGCGACATATGAAGAAAAAGAATTGCAAATTAAGAACTTGCGTGAATTCCAAGAGAGAAATAAAGATAAAGTAGATGCGGCGCTAGAGCGTCTCAAACAAGTCGCGATTAGCGGCGGCAATATTTTCGAAGAGTTAATGGAAACCGTAAAAGTCGCAAGCCTTGGACAAATTACGCGCGCTCTCTATGAAGTTGGCGGTCAATATCGCCGCAATATGTAA
- a CDS encoding TetR/AcrR family transcriptional regulator, which yields MKKREVIASVKDEKLVKKRRNQMIKGAIALFKQKGFHRTTTREIAKASGFSIGTLYEYIRQKEDVLYLVCDRIYDEVRERMEKDIDTHHGTLESFKLAIARYFKVIDDLQDEVLVMYQEAKSLSKESLPYVLNKEIQMVAMFEKILQTCVDNGVFQLTEQEIKLFAHNIFVLGQMWAFRRWALQKMYTLDEYIALQTELLLKGIMEKRSS from the coding sequence ATGAAAAAACGGGAAGTGATAGCGTCCGTAAAAGATGAAAAACTGGTGAAAAAACGCCGTAATCAAATGATTAAAGGGGCCATTGCCTTGTTTAAACAAAAAGGATTTCACCGCACGACAACGAGAGAGATCGCGAAAGCCTCGGGGTTTAGCATTGGAACGCTTTATGAATACATTCGCCAAAAAGAAGATGTTTTATATCTTGTCTGTGACCGTATATATGACGAAGTGCGCGAACGGATGGAAAAAGATATCGACACCCATCACGGGACATTGGAAAGCTTTAAATTAGCAATTGCCCGTTATTTTAAAGTCATCGATGATTTGCAAGACGAAGTGCTTGTAATGTATCAAGAAGCAAAATCGCTTAGTAAAGAATCGCTGCCATATGTGCTCAATAAGGAAATACAAATGGTCGCGATGTTTGAAAAAATTTTGCAGACGTGTGTCGACAATGGGGTATTTCAGTTAACAGAACAAGAAATTAAATTGTTCGCCCATAACATCTTTGTTCTAGGGCAAATGTGGGCGTTCCGCCGCTGGGCGCTGCAAAAAATGTATACGCTCGATGAATACATTGCATTGCAAACGGAATTATTGCTAAAGGGAATTATGGAGAAACGGTCATCATGA
- a CDS encoding acyl-CoA dehydrogenase: MNFQLSEEHEMIRKMVREFAEKEVAPTAAERDEEERFDREIFNKMAELGLTGIPWPEEYGGIGSDYLAYVIAVEELSRVCASTGVTLSAHISLASWPIYKFGTEEQKQKYLRALATGEKLGAYGLSEPGAGSDVASMKTRAVRDGDYYVLNGSKVWITNGGEAEIYVVFAVTDPEKRHKGISAFIVEKGTPGFSIGKKEKKLGIRSSPTTELIFEDCRIPKENLLGQEGEGFKIAMMTLDGGRNGIAAQAVGIAQGALDAAIEYAKQRVQFGKPIAEQQGVAFKLADMATAIEAARLLTYQAAWLETNGLPYGKASAMAKLFAGDTAMKVTVDAVQIFGGYGYTKDYPVERFMRDAKITQIYEGTQEIQRLVISRMLTR, encoded by the coding sequence ATGAACTTTCAGTTAAGTGAAGAGCATGAAATGATAAGAAAAATGGTGCGCGAATTTGCTGAAAAAGAAGTAGCACCGACTGCAGCCGAACGGGATGAAGAAGAACGATTTGACCGCGAAATTTTTAATAAAATGGCTGAATTAGGTCTTACCGGAATTCCATGGCCGGAAGAGTACGGCGGTATCGGCAGCGATTATTTAGCGTATGTCATCGCAGTAGAGGAGCTATCGAGAGTATGCGCGTCTACCGGGGTAACGTTGTCTGCGCACATTTCACTCGCAAGCTGGCCGATTTACAAATTCGGCACAGAAGAGCAAAAGCAAAAATATTTGCGCGCGCTTGCGACAGGTGAAAAACTTGGCGCATATGGCCTTTCGGAACCAGGTGCCGGTTCGGACGTCGCCTCCATGAAAACGAGAGCTGTAAGAGATGGCGACTATTACGTGCTAAACGGCTCGAAAGTATGGATCACCAACGGCGGCGAAGCAGAAATTTACGTGGTGTTCGCCGTAACCGATCCAGAAAAGCGCCATAAAGGAATCAGCGCCTTTATCGTTGAAAAAGGCACACCAGGCTTTTCGATCGGGAAAAAAGAGAAAAAACTCGGCATTCGTTCATCGCCGACAACCGAGCTTATTTTTGAAGATTGCCGCATTCCGAAAGAAAACCTTCTCGGGCAAGAAGGGGAAGGATTTAAAATCGCGATGATGACGCTTGACGGCGGCCGAAATGGAATCGCTGCACAAGCGGTCGGTATCGCGCAAGGAGCCTTAGACGCAGCGATTGAATATGCAAAACAACGGGTGCAATTTGGCAAACCGATCGCTGAACAGCAAGGAGTTGCTTTTAAACTTGCTGATATGGCGACCGCCATCGAAGCGGCGCGCCTGCTTACGTATCAAGCGGCATGGCTCGAAACAAACGGTCTTCCGTACGGCAAAGCATCGGCGATGGCGAAATTGTTTGCCGGCGATACAGCGATGAAAGTAACGGTCGATGCCGTGCAAATTTTCGGAGGCTATGGCTATACGAAAGATTATCCAGTCGAACGGTTTATGCGCGACGCAAAAATTACACAAATTTATGAAGGAACGCAAGAAATTCAACGTCTCGTTATTTCGCGGATGCTTACAAGATAA
- a CDS encoding acyl-CoA dehydrogenase, whose translation MNLHFTEEQEMMRKMVQEFAQTEIAPFVERMEQGEFPRPILNKMAELGLMGITVPEEYGGAGMDFISYIIAIHEISKVSATVGVILSVHTSVGTNPILYFGTEEQKKKYVPKLASGEYLGAFCLTEPGAGSDAKSLKTKAVRQGDYYILNGSKIFITNGGEADTYIVFARTDPNEKGSRGISAFIVEKDTPGFIIGKDEKKMGLHGSRTVQITLEDAKVPAENLLGEEGQGFKIAMANLDVGRIGIAAQSLGIAEAALEHATAYAKERIQFGKPIAEQQGVAFKLADMATAVEAAKLLVYHAAFLRAQGLPCGKEASMAKLFASRTAMENAIEAVQIFGGNGYTKDYPVERLFRDAKICEIYEGTSEIQRLVISKYLYQ comes from the coding sequence ATGAATTTACACTTTACAGAAGAGCAAGAAATGATGCGGAAGATGGTGCAAGAATTCGCGCAAACGGAAATCGCTCCATTTGTTGAACGTATGGAACAAGGCGAATTTCCGCGCCCGATTTTAAACAAAATGGCCGAACTCGGTTTGATGGGAATTACCGTTCCTGAAGAGTACGGCGGTGCGGGAATGGACTTTATTTCCTACATTATCGCCATCCATGAAATTTCGAAAGTTAGCGCTACAGTTGGTGTCATTTTATCGGTGCATACGTCGGTCGGCACCAATCCGATTTTATACTTTGGAACGGAAGAGCAGAAGAAAAAATACGTTCCAAAATTAGCCAGCGGCGAATATTTAGGCGCTTTTTGCCTTACTGAACCGGGCGCCGGATCGGATGCGAAAAGTTTAAAAACGAAAGCGGTCCGCCAAGGAGACTACTACATTTTAAACGGCTCGAAAATTTTTATCACCAACGGCGGGGAGGCGGATACGTATATCGTATTTGCCCGCACCGATCCGAATGAAAAAGGAAGCCGCGGCATTTCCGCCTTTATCGTCGAAAAAGATACGCCGGGATTTATCATTGGCAAAGACGAGAAAAAAATGGGGCTTCATGGTTCACGGACGGTGCAAATTACGCTGGAAGACGCGAAAGTGCCGGCAGAAAACTTGCTTGGCGAAGAAGGGCAAGGCTTTAAAATCGCAATGGCTAACCTCGATGTCGGACGCATTGGCATCGCCGCGCAATCGCTAGGCATTGCCGAAGCGGCGCTCGAACATGCGACCGCTTATGCGAAAGAACGCATCCAGTTTGGCAAACCGATCGCCGAACAGCAAGGCGTTGCTTTTAAGCTTGCCGATATGGCGACAGCGGTCGAAGCGGCGAAACTGCTTGTCTATCATGCCGCGTTTTTGCGCGCGCAAGGCCTCCCATGCGGAAAAGAAGCATCGATGGCGAAATTGTTTGCCTCCAGAACGGCGATGGAAAACGCCATTGAAGCGGTGCAAATTTTCGGTGGCAATGGCTATACGAAAGATTATCCGGTCGAGCGGTTGTTCCGCGATGCAAAAATTTGTGAAATTTACGAAGGAACAAGCGAAATTCAACGTCTAGTCATTAGCAAATATTTATATCAATAA
- a CDS encoding 3-hydroxybutyryl-CoA dehydrogenase → MDVKTIMVIGAGQMGSGIAQVCAMAGYDVFLHDISQQQLDKGLANIEKLLSRQVEKGKLTEEEKEATLSRLTPSTDLQNAAKADLVIEAVVENMDVKTKLFAQLDEIAPPHTILATNTSSLPITEIAAATKRPEKVIGMHFMNPVPVMKLVEIIRGLATADEVYETIEAITRKLNKVPVEVNDFPGFISNRVLMPMINEAIYALYEGVATKEAIDEVMKLGMNHPMGPLTLADFIGLDTCLYIMETLHEGFGDDKYRPCPLLRKYVKAGWLGRKTGRGFYTYD, encoded by the coding sequence ATGGACGTCAAAACGATTATGGTTATCGGTGCAGGACAAATGGGATCTGGCATTGCGCAAGTGTGCGCGATGGCAGGATACGACGTTTTCTTGCATGATATTAGCCAACAACAACTCGACAAAGGATTGGCGAATATCGAAAAATTGCTGTCACGCCAAGTCGAAAAAGGAAAATTGACAGAAGAGGAAAAAGAGGCGACATTGTCGCGGCTTACTCCTTCAACCGATTTGCAAAACGCCGCGAAAGCCGATTTAGTCATTGAAGCGGTCGTCGAAAACATGGATGTTAAAACAAAGTTGTTTGCCCAGCTTGATGAAATTGCTCCGCCACACACGATTTTGGCGACAAACACGTCTTCGCTGCCAATTACGGAAATCGCAGCGGCGACGAAGCGGCCGGAAAAAGTGATTGGCATGCACTTTATGAATCCGGTTCCTGTAATGAAACTTGTAGAAATTATCCGCGGATTGGCTACCGCCGATGAAGTATATGAAACGATTGAAGCGATTACGCGCAAGCTGAACAAAGTTCCGGTGGAAGTCAATGACTTCCCAGGCTTTATCTCGAACCGCGTGCTCATGCCGATGATTAACGAAGCGATTTACGCGTTATATGAAGGGGTCGCGACAAAAGAAGCGATTGATGAAGTAATGAAGCTTGGCATGAACCATCCGATGGGACCGTTGACATTAGCGGATTTTATCGGGCTGGACACGTGCTTATACATTATGGAAACACTTCATGAAGGATTTGGCGATGATAAATACCGCCCATGCCCGTTATTGCGCAAATATGTGAAAGCCGGCTGGCTTGGCCGCAAAACAGGCAGAGGTTTTTACACGTACGATTAA
- a CDS encoding acetyl-CoA C-acetyltransferase, with amino-acid sequence MGKTVILSGVRTPFGKFGGALQPLTAPELGGIAIKEALRRANISGEQVDQVILGTVLQGGQGQLPSRQAMRYAGIPWEVRTETINKVCASGMRSVTLGDQIIRLGDAEVIVAGGMESMSNAPYILPNARWGLRMGDSTVKDLMVYDGLTCSFTGVHMGVYGGETAKELEISRKEQDEWAYRSHQRAIAAMEAGLLAEEIVPVEVPQRKGAPLLVEHDEAPRKDTSLEKLAKLPPVFDPEGTVTAGNAPGVNDGAAALVLMSEERAAREGRKPLATILAHTSIAVEAKDFPKTPGLVINELLRKTGKTVNDIDLFEINEAFAAVALASIKIAGIDPEKVNVNGGAVALGHPIGASGARIIITLIHELKRRGGGIGIAAICSGGGQGDAIMVQV; translated from the coding sequence ATGGGAAAAACGGTTATTTTAAGTGGGGTTCGCACACCGTTTGGAAAATTCGGTGGGGCACTGCAGCCGCTTACGGCACCTGAGCTTGGCGGCATTGCGATCAAAGAGGCGCTTCGTCGAGCTAACATTAGCGGTGAGCAGGTCGATCAGGTGATTTTAGGAACGGTGCTGCAAGGTGGACAAGGACAGCTTCCATCCCGTCAAGCGATGCGTTATGCCGGCATTCCATGGGAGGTGCGGACGGAAACGATTAATAAAGTATGCGCTTCAGGAATGCGGAGCGTTACTCTTGGTGATCAAATTATCCGCCTAGGAGATGCGGAAGTCATCGTCGCAGGCGGAATGGAATCGATGAGCAACGCGCCATATATTTTGCCAAATGCTCGTTGGGGATTACGAATGGGCGATTCTACCGTAAAAGATTTAATGGTGTATGACGGGCTGACATGCAGTTTCACCGGTGTGCATATGGGTGTGTACGGTGGTGAAACGGCGAAAGAATTAGAAATTTCCCGCAAAGAACAAGATGAGTGGGCATACCGCAGCCATCAGCGGGCGATCGCCGCGATGGAAGCCGGATTATTAGCGGAAGAAATCGTACCAGTGGAAGTTCCGCAACGTAAAGGAGCGCCGCTATTGGTGGAGCATGACGAAGCACCAAGAAAAGATACATCTCTCGAAAAGCTGGCGAAGCTTCCGCCTGTATTTGACCCAGAAGGGACGGTAACAGCGGGGAATGCACCTGGGGTCAATGATGGTGCTGCGGCGCTCGTGTTAATGAGCGAGGAAAGAGCGGCGCGGGAAGGAAGAAAACCGCTCGCAACGATTTTGGCACACACATCGATTGCAGTGGAAGCAAAAGACTTTCCGAAAACGCCAGGGCTTGTGATTAACGAATTGCTTCGCAAAACAGGGAAAACGGTCAATGACATCGATTTATTCGAAATTAACGAAGCGTTTGCCGCAGTTGCATTGGCTAGCATCAAAATCGCTGGCATCGATCCAGAAAAAGTGAACGTCAATGGCGGCGCGGTCGCATTAGGCCATCCGATCGGCGCAAGCGGTGCGCGCATTATCATTACATTGATTCACGAATTAAAACGCCGTGGCGGCGGCATCGGAATCGCGGCGATTTGCAGCGGCGGCGGTCAAGGCGATGCCATTATGGTACAAGTATAG
- a CDS encoding heterodisulfide reductase-related iron-sulfur binding cluster has protein sequence MNSLLVINFLAFLIVTAYAVYLFVYLVKTRAAYIKLGKKVEFDDKVKERLQKIWVNVFGQKKLLKDKKSGIIHVIFFYGFILVQFGAIDFIIKGLVPGAHLPLGPLYPGFTFFQEIVTLLILIAVFAAFYRRYIEKLVRLKRDFKAGLVLIFIGGLMISVLFGNGMSMIWHGEEASWSEPVASFIAGAFSWVGETGAAVLFFIAWWVHLLILLTFLVYVPQSKHAHLIAAPINVFFSRLSRPKLSKIDFEDETQEAFGVGKIEDFTQKQLIDLYACVECGRCTSMCPATGTGKMLSPMDLILKLRDHLTEKGAAVTSRAPWVPTFAFKNTRGNQLAFAAQGVQEQAAALEMPSLIGDVITEEEIWACTTCRNCEDQCPVMNEHVDKIIDLRRYLVLTEGRMNPDAQRAMTNIERQGNPWGLNRKEKENWRELRDDVHIPTVKEAKKAGEEFEYLFWVGSMGAFDNRSQKIALAFAKLLNEAGVKFAILGNKEKNSGDTPRRLGNEFLFQELAANNIAEFEKAGVKKIVTIDPHAYNTFKNEYPDFGLEAEVYHHTELLAKLIEEGRLVPKYEVKERVTFHDSCYLGRYNDVYDAPRKILQAIPGVELVEMERNRERGMCCGAGGGLMWMEETTGNRINVARTEQALAVNPTVISAGCPYCLTMLTDGTKAKEVEDRVTTYDVAELLAKSVFGEEKEAAS, from the coding sequence ATGAATTCACTGTTAGTCATTAATTTTCTCGCATTTTTAATTGTAACCGCTTACGCTGTCTACTTGTTTGTCTACTTGGTTAAAACTCGTGCCGCTTACATTAAACTCGGTAAAAAAGTCGAGTTTGATGACAAAGTAAAAGAGCGTCTCCAAAAAATTTGGGTGAACGTATTTGGACAGAAAAAGCTATTAAAGGATAAAAAAAGCGGAATCATTCACGTTATATTTTTCTACGGGTTTATTCTTGTTCAATTCGGGGCGATTGACTTTATTATTAAAGGTCTTGTCCCTGGGGCGCATCTTCCGTTAGGGCCGCTTTATCCAGGCTTTACGTTTTTCCAAGAAATCGTTACTTTGCTCATTTTGATCGCAGTGTTCGCCGCGTTTTATCGCCGCTATATTGAAAAACTCGTCCGTTTAAAACGAGATTTCAAAGCTGGCCTAGTGTTGATTTTTATCGGCGGATTAATGATCTCCGTCTTGTTTGGAAATGGAATGAGCATGATTTGGCACGGTGAGGAAGCCTCGTGGAGCGAACCGGTCGCATCATTCATCGCTGGCGCTTTCAGCTGGGTCGGCGAAACAGGTGCAGCCGTATTGTTCTTTATCGCTTGGTGGGTACACTTATTGATCTTGCTTACATTTTTAGTATATGTACCACAATCGAAGCATGCTCATTTAATTGCTGCGCCGATTAATGTCTTTTTCAGCCGTTTGTCCCGGCCAAAGCTGTCGAAAATCGATTTTGAAGATGAAACGCAGGAAGCGTTTGGCGTCGGAAAAATTGAAGATTTTACGCAAAAGCAGCTCATCGATTTATACGCCTGTGTCGAATGCGGACGATGCACAAGCATGTGTCCGGCAACAGGAACTGGGAAAATGTTGTCGCCAATGGATCTAATTTTAAAACTGCGCGACCACCTGACCGAAAAAGGGGCGGCCGTTACGTCCCGCGCTCCGTGGGTGCCGACATTTGCCTTTAAAAATACGAGAGGTAACCAATTGGCGTTTGCCGCGCAAGGAGTGCAGGAACAAGCGGCGGCATTGGAGATGCCAAGCCTCATCGGCGACGTCATTACCGAAGAGGAAATTTGGGCCTGTACGACATGCCGCAACTGTGAAGACCAATGCCCGGTCATGAACGAGCATGTCGACAAAATTATTGATTTGCGCCGCTATCTTGTGCTGACGGAAGGAAGAATGAACCCAGATGCGCAGCGGGCGATGACCAATATCGAACGCCAAGGAAACCCATGGGGACTCAACCGCAAAGAGAAAGAAAACTGGCGCGAGCTTCGCGATGATGTGCATATTCCAACAGTAAAAGAAGCGAAAAAAGCTGGCGAAGAGTTTGAATATTTATTCTGGGTCGGCTCAATGGGGGCATTTGACAACCGCAGCCAAAAAATCGCTTTGGCGTTTGCGAAATTGTTAAACGAAGCTGGTGTGAAATTTGCGATTTTAGGAAATAAAGAGAAAAACTCTGGCGACACGCCACGTCGCTTAGGAAACGAATTTTTATTCCAGGAACTTGCGGCCAACAATATCGCGGAATTTGAAAAAGCGGGCGTGAAAAAGATTGTGACGATCGACCCGCACGCGTATAACACGTTTAAAAACGAATATCCTGATTTTGGATTAGAAGCGGAAGTATACCATCATACAGAACTGCTTGCGAAGCTTATTGAAGAAGGCAGATTAGTACCAAAATACGAAGTAAAAGAAAGAGTTACTTTCCATGACTCCTGTTATTTAGGCCGCTACAACGATGTGTACGATGCGCCACGTAAAATTTTGCAAGCAATTCCGGGCGTGGAGCTCGTGGAAATGGAACGTAACCGCGAACGAGGCATGTGTTGCGGTGCAGGCGGCGGTTTAATGTGGATGGAAGAAACAACAGGCAATCGGATTAATGTTGCTCGTACAGAACAAGCGCTTGCCGTCAACCCAACGGTCATCAGCGCTGGCTGTCCATACTGCTTAACGATGTTAACCGACGGTACAAAAGCAAAAGAAGTCGAAGATCGCGTCACTACTTACGATGTCGCAGAACTGCTTGCTAAATCCGTATTTGGCGAAGAAAAGGAAGCTGCTTCATAA